One part of the Flavobacterium johnsoniae UW101 genome encodes these proteins:
- a CDS encoding STM3941 family protein, which produces MKTIIIEKNKKYFKRIAIILLMIFVLCGLVIFLRYPSEHTYFLLPTKNAVIIFSIVGIITCALIIFLLIKSIFRKDIFLRIDQQGIFNGFFLYSKKLIKWEEISKIETIKYNYNNYIAIFLKETPNNEKGISSLFFKMNEKSMGTPYIITSGDLDCSFDELERLILESYNQSKQIKN; this is translated from the coding sequence ATGAAAACAATAATAATAGAGAAAAATAAAAAATACTTCAAAAGAATTGCAATAATACTATTGATGATTTTTGTCTTATGTGGACTGGTAATTTTTTTACGCTATCCTTCCGAACACACCTATTTTTTACTTCCAACAAAAAATGCGGTAATTATATTTTCTATAGTTGGTATAATAACTTGTGCTTTGATAATATTTTTACTCATAAAAAGTATTTTTCGAAAAGATATTTTCTTAAGAATTGACCAACAAGGTATATTTAATGGTTTTTTCTTATATTCCAAAAAACTAATCAAATGGGAAGAAATCAGTAAGATAGAAACAATTAAATATAATTATAACAATTACATAGCAATATTTTTAAAAGAAACTCCAAATAATGAAAAAGGTATTAGTTCACTTTTTTTTAAAATGAATGAAAAATCTATGGGTACACCTTATATAATTACTTCTGGGGATTTAGATTGCTCTTTCGACGAATTAGAGCGATTAATCTTAGAAAGCTATAATCAGAGTAAACAAATTAAAAATTAG
- a CDS encoding RHS repeat-associated core domain-containing protein: MGLNVTAMDWRQYDPAIGRFNVIDPLTELAPMHNPYRFGFNNPVYWSDPSGLFENDNQGLAICPTCPNTPAFKPLIDDPNNIYDYDPQTQTASKATELNEVVVQGKSKKSSAVDHANSINDRIGDGADILALTNNKGGSFRLTNNGSYNPRNFSFKYYKSNWIGGSAANIKTFNVSKLIKRGSIATTVILGTIEVGQGVAGDYQNYQNTGYTNGENTAVATAKVGAGIAVGWAAGAATGAAVGSLIPIPIVGTVAGAIVGGVAGYYASETAGNLVEKAYE, encoded by the coding sequence CTGGGGCTTAATGTTACAGCGATGGACTGGCGACAATACGACCCAGCTATTGGTAGGTTTAATGTAATTGACCCATTAACCGAGTTAGCCCCTATGCATAATCCTTACAGGTTTGGTTTTAACAATCCTGTTTACTGGTCTGACCCATCTGGTCTGTTTGAAAACGATAATCAAGGTCTAGCAATTTGTCCAACGTGTCCAAATACACCTGCATTTAAACCGCTAATTGATGACCCCAATAATATATATGATTATGACCCTCAAACACAAACTGCTAGTAAAGCTACTGAACTTAATGAAGTTGTTGTACAAGGAAAATCTAAAAAAAGTAGTGCAGTAGATCATGCAAACTCTATTAATGACAGAATTGGAGACGGCGCTGATATTTTAGCATTAACTAATAATAAAGGTGGTTCATTTAGGTTGACTAACAATGGTAGTTATAACCCACGAAACTTTAGTTTTAAATATTATAAATCTAATTGGATTGGAGGAAGTGCAGCAAATATAAAGACGTTTAATGTAAGTAAATTAATAAAAAGAGGCTCCATTGCTACTACCGTTATTCTTGGAACTATAGAAGTTGGACAAGGAGTAGCTGGCGATTACCAAAACTACCAAAACACTGGATATACTAACGGTGAGAATACAGCGGTAGCAACCGCAAAAGTTGGGGCTGGTATTGCTGTTGGTTGGGCTGCAGGAGCTGCGACAGGAGCAGCAGTTGGAAGTCTAATTCCAATACCAATTGTTGGAACAGTTGCAGGAGCCATTGTTGGAGGAGTTGCAGGATATTATGCGAGTGAAACAGCAGGAAATTTAGTAGAGAAAGCTTATGAATAA
- a CDS encoding helix-turn-helix domain-containing protein, translating into MSEEFLIQLGNNINARAKAKFKTNLEFASACEIDEASIRRILKGKQNFSIKIFLKICTALDIKMSELLSEQNL; encoded by the coding sequence ATGTCAGAAGAATTTTTAATACAGTTAGGCAATAACATAAATGCCAGAGCCAAAGCTAAGTTCAAAACTAATTTGGAGTTTGCGTCTGCATGTGAAATTGATGAAGCAAGCATCAGACGTATATTGAAAGGAAAACAGAACTTTTCAATTAAAATCTTCTTAAAAATCTGCACTGCACTTGACATTAAAATGTCTGAACTGCTCTCAGAGCAAAACTTGTAG
- a CDS encoding tyrosine-type recombinase/integrase yields MTKITIEEFLQQDYSPQTVKSYMFAINHFLKLNRKAKRYKYKNIVEYMEEISQQQPNAKYRVVILSAIKKYYDYLVMSGYRADHPCKKLNIKVNSNQAVQVQDLFSSEELQLLLNRENRYENLDTRNSVLLSLLIYQGLTSDEIIRLNVKDIDLDSGTVYIKSSANLNNRRLQLLAKQILLFSKYISEVRPRMLRSSTDKLIITKLGKPIAVNSIHAMIEPLKPLFPDKSLNPKTIRMSVICNWLNEKELPLEQVQELAGHKWPGTTEKYFKADSQQQRELINRYFPL; encoded by the coding sequence ATGACTAAAATAACAATTGAAGAATTCCTTCAACAAGATTACAGCCCGCAGACCGTAAAGAGCTACATGTTTGCCATCAATCACTTTTTGAAGCTGAACCGCAAAGCCAAACGATACAAATACAAGAATATCGTTGAGTACATGGAAGAAATCAGCCAGCAACAGCCCAACGCCAAATATCGTGTAGTTATCCTCTCGGCTATCAAGAAGTATTACGACTATCTGGTTATGAGCGGTTACAGAGCTGACCATCCCTGCAAAAAGCTCAATATCAAAGTCAACAGCAATCAGGCAGTTCAGGTTCAGGATTTGTTCAGCTCAGAAGAGCTCCAGCTTCTTTTGAACCGTGAGAACCGATATGAGAATCTGGACACCAGAAACAGCGTTCTTTTGAGTCTTCTGATTTATCAGGGATTGACCAGCGATGAGATTATCAGGCTCAATGTAAAAGATATTGATTTGGATTCGGGAACAGTCTACATCAAGTCATCCGCTAACCTCAACAACAGAAGACTCCAATTGTTAGCCAAGCAGATACTGCTGTTCTCCAAGTACATCAGCGAAGTCAGACCCAGAATGCTCAGAAGCTCAACTGACAAGCTGATTATTACAAAGCTGGGAAAACCCATTGCAGTGAACAGCATCCACGCCATGATTGAGCCGTTGAAGCCATTGTTCCCAGACAAGAGCCTCAACCCGAAGACCATCCGAATGAGCGTTATCTGCAACTGGCTCAACGAAAAGGAACTGCCTCTGGAGCAAGTTCAGGAACTTGCGGGACATAAGTGGCCTGGCACTACCGAGAAGTATTTCAAAGCAGACAGCCAGCAACAGAGAGAGCTGATAAACAGATACTTTCCGCTGTGA
- a CDS encoding tyrosine-type recombinase/integrase, producing MKTAIKNTAFQNLLRDFDSYVKVKNYKQGKGSMYQTAVSEFLIWLEKSGINSIRKVTGRESVSYYEHLISRPKHRGNGTLAEKTIKFHLFALGLFVLNLLENNQIEKAYYIPSYSGESGNSRNALSVEEIRMLYQHCENDLQRALISTAYGCGLRRSEIEALNTRDIQLSRGMVIVRDGKGSKRREVPMSDMVAGHIKKYIAEERYEKLKATNRTEDAFFIYDSGKRMNGEYLNSMLKKIVGQTSSYELIQKDITLHCLRHSIASHLMEKNAGIDFIRGFLGHSQINTTYIYAVKNKRKKPVTTF from the coding sequence ATGAAAACAGCGATAAAAAATACAGCATTCCAGAATCTTCTTAGAGATTTTGACAGCTATGTAAAAGTGAAGAACTACAAACAGGGAAAAGGAAGCATGTACCAGACCGCAGTATCGGAATTTCTTATCTGGCTGGAAAAATCAGGAATCAACAGCATCAGAAAAGTGACTGGAAGAGAATCGGTAAGCTATTACGAGCATCTGATAAGCAGACCCAAACACAGAGGAAACGGAACGCTCGCAGAAAAGACCATCAAATTCCATCTTTTTGCTCTGGGTCTGTTTGTCCTGAACCTGCTGGAGAACAATCAGATTGAAAAAGCATACTACATTCCAAGCTACTCGGGAGAAAGCGGAAATTCCAGAAATGCGCTGAGCGTTGAAGAAATCAGAATGCTCTACCAGCATTGCGAGAACGATTTACAGCGGGCTCTCATCTCAACAGCTTACGGATGCGGACTGCGGAGGTCGGAAATTGAAGCCCTGAACACAAGAGACATCCAGCTCTCCAGAGGAATGGTAATTGTCAGGGACGGAAAAGGAAGCAAAAGACGTGAAGTTCCGATGAGTGATATGGTTGCTGGACACATCAAAAAATACATAGCCGAGGAACGTTATGAGAAGCTGAAAGCCACAAATCGTACTGAGGACGCCTTTTTCATTTATGACAGCGGTAAGCGGATGAATGGCGAATATCTCAACAGCATGCTAAAGAAAATCGTTGGGCAGACCAGCAGTTATGAGCTTATCCAGAAAGACATAACGCTCCACTGCCTCAGACACAGCATTGCCAGCCACCTGATGGAAAAGAACGCAGGTATTGATTTTATCCGTGGATTTTTAGGTCATTCCCAAATCAATACCACCTACATCTATGCCGTAAAGAACAAGAGAAAAAAGCCAGTTACAACCTTTTAA
- a CDS encoding tyrosine-type recombinase/integrase yields the protein MALKGQKTTSDFLEWDKMQTIVLKLERDNDLKFALLIATGSYIGLRISDLLQLRWNQVLNQDYFTITEKKTKKTRKVTINPELQTILSRLFNQLQASENDLMFANRSGDKPFSIQYVNSKLKDIFARYNVRGQYSSHFMRKTLGRRIWEVNKYSDQALLLLSQLFNHSSVSTTKIYLGIREQEISNLYLSV from the coding sequence ATGGCATTAAAAGGACAAAAGACAACAAGTGATTTTTTAGAGTGGGACAAGATGCAGACCATCGTCTTGAAGCTGGAGCGTGATAATGACCTGAAATTTGCGCTACTCATCGCAACAGGTTCTTACATTGGTCTTAGAATTTCAGACCTTCTTCAACTAAGATGGAATCAGGTTTTGAATCAGGATTACTTCACAATTACGGAGAAGAAGACCAAAAAGACCAGAAAAGTGACCATCAACCCAGAACTGCAGACTATCCTCAGCCGTCTGTTCAATCAGCTCCAAGCCAGCGAAAATGATTTGATGTTCGCCAACCGCTCAGGAGATAAGCCGTTCAGCATCCAGTATGTGAACAGCAAGCTGAAAGACATTTTTGCCAGATACAACGTAAGAGGTCAGTATTCAAGCCATTTTATGAGAAAAACCTTAGGAAGGAGAATTTGGGAGGTCAATAAGTACAGTGACCAAGCCTTACTGCTTTTGTCTCAGCTGTTCAACCATTCGAGTGTATCGACCACTAAAATCTATCTTGGAATCCGAGAACAGGAAATCAGCAATCTGTATCTGAGTGTTTAA